In the genome of Roseimicrobium gellanilyticum, one region contains:
- a CDS encoding response regulator transcription factor, whose protein sequence is MTKVPLISVVDDDESLRESLKGLLRSLGYGHAVFSSAESFLGSDALATADCLILDVCMPGMSGPELQRELIARGEKIPIIFITAHGDENAARMMAAGAVDCLLKPFSEESLLKAIDRALSG, encoded by the coding sequence ATGACCAAGGTGCCCCTCATTTCCGTGGTAGATGACGATGAATCTCTCCGCGAGTCGCTCAAGGGCCTGCTGAGATCACTCGGTTACGGGCATGCGGTGTTCTCCTCCGCTGAGAGTTTCCTGGGGTCGGATGCGCTGGCGACGGCGGACTGCCTGATCCTTGATGTCTGCATGCCGGGGATGAGTGGACCTGAGCTGCAGAGGGAACTCATCGCGCGTGGGGAGAAGATTCCCATCATCTTCATCACGGCGCACGGAGATGAAAACGCCGCGCGCATGATGGCCGCCGGAGCCGTGGACTGCCTGCTCAAGCCTTTCAGTGAGGAATCCTTGTTGAAGGCGATCGATCGCGCCCTGTCTGGCTAG
- a CDS encoding patatin-like phospholipase family protein, with amino-acid sequence MSSQLPPTGQELGLEESMLSAPSIGPKRILSIEGGGVRGVFSLRILLRMEELLRRKHGKDSMVLADHFHLISGTSVGAIIGTYLSYGWPVGEMLKLFKESLPIIFARAQWWKLHGAAYRRGPLREMLQKHFVEPNGGQALFGTRRLKTWLLVVLRNMSTGAAWPLLNHPEGKFAKLQEDGSSNLKIPLWQVVRASTAAPWFFPPERVTVAAGQTMEFVDGGITPHNNPSVISYLMATLPCFPLQWKKGVNNIQVVSVGTGRIRAKLGAFERGRLGRLRFLDHVPAALIESTSLAQDLTMRSWGRCIQGGVLDSELGHLSGKEAVGSDFLYCRYNTEWTTDEIDRACAVSGCKFALSSVKLAPWLESEGEKYADKHVRIEHFP; translated from the coding sequence ATGTCTTCTCAACTTCCTCCGACAGGGCAAGAGTTAGGGCTTGAAGAAAGCATGTTGTCTGCGCCCTCCATTGGACCGAAACGCATCCTTAGCATTGAAGGGGGAGGTGTTCGAGGAGTTTTCTCACTGCGAATCTTGTTGAGGATGGAGGAACTCTTACGGAGGAAACACGGGAAGGATTCAATGGTCCTGGCAGATCACTTCCATCTCATCTCGGGTACGAGCGTCGGCGCAATCATTGGCACCTACTTGTCGTATGGCTGGCCAGTCGGGGAGATGTTGAAATTGTTCAAAGAGTCTCTCCCCATCATATTTGCGCGGGCGCAATGGTGGAAATTGCATGGAGCAGCTTACAGGAGAGGTCCCCTCAGAGAAATGCTTCAAAAGCATTTTGTCGAGCCGAATGGGGGCCAAGCGCTATTCGGCACAAGGCGGTTAAAAACGTGGCTACTGGTAGTGTTGCGAAACATGTCGACTGGGGCAGCCTGGCCGCTGCTGAATCATCCCGAAGGCAAGTTTGCAAAGCTCCAGGAAGATGGTAGTTCAAACCTCAAGATTCCCCTGTGGCAAGTTGTGAGAGCTAGCACGGCTGCCCCTTGGTTTTTTCCACCTGAACGTGTGACGGTTGCGGCCGGCCAGACGATGGAGTTTGTAGACGGTGGAATCACCCCCCATAACAACCCGAGTGTCATATCCTACCTCATGGCGACCTTGCCCTGTTTCCCGCTTCAGTGGAAGAAGGGGGTGAATAACATCCAGGTTGTTTCAGTTGGTACTGGCAGGATCCGGGCCAAACTTGGTGCGTTCGAACGCGGGCGGCTGGGGAGACTGCGATTCTTGGATCATGTTCCCGCGGCTCTCATAGAGTCCACCTCGTTGGCGCAAGACCTCACAATGCGAAGCTGGGGACGTTGTATCCAAGGAGGTGTGCTGGACTCGGAACTTGGACATCTATCGGGCAAAGAGGCAGTAGGAAGTGATTTCTTGTATTGCCGCTACAATACGGAATGGACCACTGATGAAATCGACCGAGCTTGCGCGGTCAGCGGATGCAAGTTTGCATTGAGCTCCGTCAAGCTTGCACCTTGGCTCGAGAGCGAAGGCGAAAAATATGCGGACAAGCACGTTCGAATCGAGCATTTTCCGTAG
- the csb2 gene encoding type I-G CRISPR-associated protein Csb2 → MFALGIEFLTGTAVMTSADTRDTAEWPPHPARVFMALVAAHYETHPVIDDGREAFAEWSEERLCLEWLEEQSAPALAYSEVPKEHRRTVVKVYVPVNDTGLSSRPASVKASEMRYALGVMPAFRSRQERTFPAVGLGLENQRNCVHLVWNNAELPPVLQPAFKRLAAKVVRIGHSSSLTSVWVAEQSPLPQMALFPSEPSKGSRGGMKLRSIAPGFLADLDQRFNASDIDAFFELSQKIQTATGAAAKKTAKAAFKERFNEDWAATLSAPVRRLPSVGTSQTYTPPVDDALPCASSVFDPELLVLTKLDGRVLGLESTNMLVEALRGTLLTGSETAPPWFTGHREHGEPAAAPHLAVLPLAFVGGEYADGHVLGMALAFPKAVSSKERAGQLKRVLFDADGADKDVILKLGRHGTWKLQREDRAPRSRPLSLCSETWTEASTIWASVTPVVLDRHPKFDPADPKEREAWRREVTEIIRTSCANIGLPCPASIDLDRTSWHRGAPRARPGPNGMPWLSSKTGNSRQQVHVLLHFDSEVEGPVLIGAGRYRGYGVCKPLGLPPS, encoded by the coding sequence ATGTTCGCTCTAGGCATCGAGTTCCTCACTGGCACGGCTGTGATGACCTCCGCAGATACCCGTGATACGGCAGAATGGCCGCCGCACCCTGCGCGTGTCTTCATGGCACTCGTAGCGGCCCACTATGAAACGCACCCTGTCATCGACGATGGCAGAGAGGCTTTTGCCGAGTGGTCAGAGGAACGTCTCTGCCTTGAATGGCTGGAAGAGCAGAGTGCCCCAGCATTGGCGTACTCCGAAGTTCCCAAGGAGCATCGACGCACTGTGGTAAAAGTATATGTACCGGTGAACGACACCGGACTGTCCTCAAGACCCGCCAGTGTAAAGGCTTCTGAGATGCGCTATGCTTTGGGTGTGATGCCAGCCTTTCGTAGCAGGCAGGAGCGCACTTTCCCGGCGGTGGGGCTCGGCCTCGAGAACCAACGTAACTGTGTTCATCTCGTGTGGAATAATGCCGAACTGCCTCCAGTGTTGCAGCCAGCCTTCAAGAGACTGGCCGCCAAGGTCGTCAGGATCGGCCATTCCTCTTCACTGACTTCAGTTTGGGTGGCGGAGCAATCTCCCCTGCCACAGATGGCACTGTTCCCCTCTGAGCCGTCCAAAGGTTCTCGAGGAGGAATGAAGCTGCGCAGCATCGCCCCAGGCTTTCTGGCAGATCTGGACCAGCGATTCAATGCTAGTGACATTGACGCGTTCTTTGAACTCTCCCAAAAAATTCAGACAGCGACAGGTGCAGCGGCCAAAAAAACGGCCAAGGCAGCATTCAAAGAACGCTTTAACGAGGACTGGGCAGCCACACTGTCTGCGCCCGTGCGCCGTCTGCCCTCTGTTGGCACCAGTCAGACCTATACACCGCCAGTAGACGATGCCCTCCCTTGTGCCTCATCTGTCTTCGATCCTGAACTCCTCGTGCTAACAAAGCTCGACGGACGGGTGCTGGGCCTGGAGTCCACCAACATGCTTGTTGAAGCCTTGCGCGGCACGTTGCTCACCGGAAGTGAAACCGCGCCACCCTGGTTCACCGGTCATCGTGAGCACGGCGAGCCTGCTGCCGCGCCACATCTCGCTGTTCTACCGCTGGCTTTTGTGGGCGGAGAATATGCAGACGGGCACGTTCTCGGCATGGCACTCGCTTTCCCAAAAGCCGTGAGTTCGAAGGAGCGTGCTGGGCAACTTAAACGTGTACTATTTGATGCAGATGGCGCGGACAAGGATGTCATTTTGAAACTTGGCCGCCATGGTACTTGGAAACTTCAACGTGAAGATCGCGCTCCACGCTCCCGGCCCTTGAGCCTTTGTTCCGAAACTTGGACTGAAGCGTCAACGATCTGGGCCAGCGTCACACCGGTGGTTCTTGATCGCCATCCGAAGTTCGACCCTGCGGATCCTAAAGAGCGTGAAGCTTGGCGGCGGGAGGTTACCGAAATAATCAGAACCAGTTGCGCCAATATCGGTCTGCCTTGTCCGGCATCTATTGACCTCGACAGGACATCATGGCATCGCGGTGCTCCTCGAGCACGGCCCGGTCCCAACGGAATGCCGTGGCTGAGCAGCAAGACAGGGAATTCGCGGCAACAGGTGCACGTGCTCCTGCACTTTGATAGTGAGGTGGAGGGGCCCGTCCTCATCGGTGCAGGTCGATACCGCGGTTACGGCGTTTGCAAGCCTCTTGGTCTGCCACCGTCATGA
- a CDS encoding sensor histidine kinase, translating into MLPVARPCIDRWYHSLLWQLCCVITLAGLVLTQQVRAQSIPLSLPSQPGSEIIEVAIDGEIFPTLGMPSLSLPPAIRRFAVYMNPGQPRRRKYILEGIDTQWRENTCQMGIRVRFFNDKGEPVEQEIESVIGETQDWNGSLEKPVFVPRKATVTAPPGARSLWLIITSGGGPPDTLGTLLVKGLKITRTRDGGTPEVVMRAPVGNDARFSPVLPAPNGFVADGIRPKMARLLTLAPASGDAQGEQCFALIDDDVGAHAEWRTVKEDALAVIEGDQLEIEWSQAHSVGGGTLSVQDYNNPAPGNYKLRVQPVDLQGLPNGEETTLMISVLPPWWKQRWVWTLTALIVGVLAFALSRYIAHQRLREELNRMKEAALRKAEVEMNRMARATTLGEFTASIAHEISQPLTAMTTNASTCLRWLSPERCDIDEARAAAQRIIGDGDRAVQIIMRIRALLAKDKPIRESSSINAVIEEILPLLTTDIRKRGVKLECDLSADLPEVAIDRVQIQQVVMNLVRNGLDAMNGIADRPRVLRIHTGREAEAVSVQVEDTGVGLSSATIERLFDRFFTTKPEGLGMGLAICQSIVASHGGRLVARPAEGNGAIFLFTLPIE; encoded by the coding sequence ATGCTCCCTGTAGCCCGACCCTGTATCGACCGTTGGTATCACTCGCTCTTATGGCAACTCTGCTGTGTGATTACTCTCGCGGGCTTGGTGCTGACGCAGCAGGTCCGGGCGCAGTCGATTCCCCTGTCGTTGCCGTCCCAGCCCGGTTCAGAGATCATTGAGGTCGCGATTGATGGGGAAATCTTTCCCACCCTCGGGATGCCATCCCTGTCATTGCCACCTGCCATTCGCCGGTTCGCCGTCTACATGAATCCGGGGCAGCCGCGGCGGCGAAAGTACATACTGGAGGGGATCGATACGCAGTGGAGGGAAAACACCTGCCAGATGGGTATCCGTGTTCGCTTCTTCAATGACAAGGGCGAGCCGGTGGAGCAAGAAATCGAGAGTGTCATTGGTGAAACGCAGGACTGGAATGGCAGCCTGGAAAAGCCCGTGTTTGTACCCCGCAAGGCGACGGTCACCGCTCCTCCGGGTGCCCGGAGTCTCTGGCTCATCATTACCTCGGGAGGAGGGCCACCGGATACTCTGGGCACGCTGCTGGTAAAGGGCCTGAAAATCACACGCACCCGTGACGGAGGGACACCGGAGGTGGTCATGCGCGCCCCGGTGGGAAATGATGCGCGTTTCTCACCTGTGCTGCCTGCGCCAAATGGGTTCGTCGCCGACGGGATCCGCCCGAAAATGGCCCGGCTCCTTACCCTCGCGCCAGCTTCGGGTGATGCACAAGGCGAGCAGTGCTTTGCCCTCATCGATGATGACGTGGGTGCACATGCCGAATGGCGCACGGTGAAGGAGGATGCTCTCGCAGTCATCGAAGGTGACCAACTGGAAATCGAGTGGAGCCAGGCTCACAGCGTTGGTGGAGGAACGCTTTCCGTTCAGGACTACAACAATCCCGCACCCGGGAACTATAAGCTGCGTGTTCAGCCGGTGGATCTTCAAGGGCTGCCCAATGGCGAGGAGACCACGCTCATGATCTCCGTACTCCCACCGTGGTGGAAGCAGAGGTGGGTGTGGACTCTGACGGCCCTGATCGTGGGCGTGCTGGCCTTTGCGTTGAGCCGTTACATCGCGCATCAACGACTGCGTGAAGAGCTCAACCGGATGAAGGAGGCCGCGCTGCGCAAGGCGGAGGTGGAAATGAACCGCATGGCGCGCGCGACGACTCTCGGTGAGTTTACAGCGTCCATCGCCCACGAGATCAGCCAGCCTCTCACGGCAATGACGACCAACGCGAGCACCTGTCTGCGCTGGCTCAGTCCGGAGCGTTGTGACATTGACGAGGCGCGCGCCGCGGCCCAGCGCATCATTGGCGACGGAGATCGCGCGGTGCAGATCATCATGCGCATCCGGGCCCTGCTCGCGAAAGACAAGCCGATCCGTGAGTCATCCAGCATCAATGCGGTTATCGAAGAGATTCTACCTCTGCTCACCACGGATATCCGGAAACGGGGTGTGAAATTGGAATGCGACCTCAGCGCTGATCTTCCTGAGGTCGCGATTGATCGTGTGCAGATCCAACAGGTGGTTATGAACTTGGTGCGAAATGGCCTCGACGCCATGAACGGCATCGCGGATCGCCCCCGGGTGCTGCGGATCCATACCGGGCGCGAGGCGGAAGCCGTCTCCGTACAGGTGGAAGACACTGGAGTAGGGCTGAGCTCCGCCACGATCGAGCGCCTCTTTGACCGGTTCTTCACCACGAAGCCGGAGGGGCTGGGCATGGGTCTCGCCATCTGCCAGTCGATTGTCGCGTCCCATGGAGGACGCCTCGTTGCCAGACCTGCCGAAGGCAACGGAGCGATATTCCTATTCACGTTGCCGATCGAGTAG
- a CDS encoding antibiotic biosynthesis monooxygenase family protein, with protein sequence MGKLTRYSVKPESRETFRKAMTDYVTQARDEKGNIQAEAFSEQDKDSVFWLIERWKDRSELQRFGDSVPAKAVDALKPDALDAKEETYIVKDWSRSRRSSGAGHHEQKTNRSP encoded by the coding sequence GTGGGAAAGCTCACCCGCTATTCCGTAAAGCCGGAGTCTCGCGAAACCTTCCGCAAAGCGATGACGGACTACGTGACACAAGCAAGAGATGAGAAGGGCAATATTCAGGCAGAAGCATTTTCGGAGCAGGACAAGGACTCCGTGTTCTGGCTGATCGAACGATGGAAAGACAGGAGTGAGCTCCAGCGATTCGGCGACAGTGTACCGGCAAAAGCCGTTGATGCGCTGAAGCCCGACGCGCTGGATGCCAAGGAGGAGACCTACATCGTCAAAGACTGGAGCCGCTCTCGAAGGAGCAGTGGCGCCGGGCACCACGAGCAGAAGACCAACCGCTCACCGTGA
- the cas7g gene encoding type I-G CRISPR-associated RAMP protein Csb1/Cas7g: MADAVNSSAAAFRCRVTLQPAGGVGDKVFPPTCAGAVYAIEQRQIFDVDGKNPQTKTCVVLDSVQAQANRMEEALQAALDAGKIKVPVLSVDFTGLGLLDEVGRVTSLEAPHRVADAILRDSLHEGIAFRKSDLGKQLDAASLQNATPLYQLCPTALVFGIWDSTGPKGGLGAKFQRALTSEIIGVNAQVGKKTSSRIDPLGMRAAAKVIKKDGTYELASDKAPGAVSPSEVNHGNIPPDISNGGATIDYADQIIVLSLPALRRLRFPVDGKVTAERDTAARTVLVALALTSAALAAESGFDLRSRCLLWPTGPLTWELLKTPGQEPEKHVITSEVAIALLNEAVGQAEKLGLKWHGDPITLKPAPNLIALLKRSQEIAASTTEPSGT; this comes from the coding sequence TTGGCTGATGCTGTCAATTCAAGCGCAGCTGCCTTCCGTTGTCGCGTCACACTCCAGCCTGCTGGTGGAGTCGGAGATAAGGTCTTCCCTCCTACCTGCGCTGGAGCAGTTTATGCCATTGAGCAGCGTCAAATTTTTGATGTTGATGGCAAGAATCCCCAGACGAAAACCTGCGTTGTCCTCGATTCTGTTCAAGCCCAGGCAAACCGGATGGAAGAGGCACTTCAAGCGGCCTTGGATGCGGGCAAGATCAAAGTGCCAGTACTTAGCGTGGACTTCACAGGGCTGGGATTGTTGGATGAGGTCGGGCGTGTGACGAGTCTTGAGGCACCTCACCGGGTCGCGGATGCGATTCTTCGTGACAGTCTTCACGAGGGTATTGCCTTTCGGAAAAGCGATCTAGGCAAGCAACTTGATGCCGCAAGCCTTCAGAATGCTACGCCGCTCTATCAACTTTGTCCCACCGCTCTCGTGTTCGGGATTTGGGATTCCACAGGGCCGAAAGGCGGTTTGGGCGCCAAGTTCCAGCGGGCGCTGACCTCTGAAATCATTGGGGTCAATGCCCAAGTAGGGAAGAAGACCAGCAGCAGGATCGATCCCTTGGGTATGCGAGCGGCCGCCAAGGTCATCAAGAAGGACGGTACGTATGAACTCGCCAGTGATAAGGCGCCGGGCGCGGTTTCACCATCAGAAGTCAACCACGGCAATATCCCGCCTGACATAAGTAATGGTGGAGCCACCATCGATTACGCCGATCAAATCATCGTGCTCTCGCTTCCTGCTCTGCGACGCCTTCGCTTCCCTGTGGATGGTAAAGTGACGGCGGAACGCGATACCGCCGCCCGGACGGTGCTTGTGGCCCTCGCACTGACTTCGGCCGCCCTGGCCGCGGAGAGTGGTTTTGACCTGCGCTCACGCTGCCTGCTCTGGCCCACTGGACCACTGACATGGGAGTTGCTGAAAACCCCTGGCCAGGAGCCTGAGAAACATGTCATCACTTCTGAGGTGGCCATCGCGCTTCTGAACGAGGCCGTGGGTCAGGCAGAGAAGCTCGGTCTGAAATGGCATGGCGACCCGATCACTCTGAAGCCAGCGCCAAATCTGATCGCTCTGCTTAAACGTTCTCAGGAGATCGCGGCCAGCACTACCGAGCCGAGCGGAACCTAG
- a CDS encoding putative quinol monooxygenase, whose protein sequence is MLFVDAKPGTQQTFMDTYQVAMPPFRSQPGVVTYQLSRVEGEDTKFVTFEKFRSKDAFQRHLDFPPIKPVLEYLQTSIQKQPFQAGLHLLVEFASAPRE, encoded by the coding sequence ATGCTCTTCGTCGATGCCAAACCGGGAACGCAGCAGACCTTCATGGACACCTATCAAGTGGCCATGCCACCGTTCCGCAGCCAGCCCGGCGTGGTCACCTATCAATTGTCACGCGTGGAAGGTGAGGACACAAAGTTTGTCACCTTTGAGAAGTTCCGGAGCAAGGACGCTTTCCAGCGCCATCTGGACTTTCCTCCGATCAAGCCGGTGCTCGAATACTTGCAGACGAGCATTCAAAAACAACCCTTCCAGGCAGGGCTTCACCTCCTTGTCGAGTTTGCATCGGCACCGCGCGAGTGA
- a CDS encoding helix-turn-helix transcriptional regulator — MNQFRSRSSAATSRRVGRTRRPIQRILQIHGLLIAKRFPNCSTLAREIEVTPKTIQRDLNFMRDEMSLPLEYHEREHGYFYTTPVTEFPLLQLSRRDMLALFLARRALEPLHGTRLEKLLAESFEKIAEAATGTVSFRWTELDAAFSVKTTGVVAADLEFFSTLLDAVLERREVTFDYLKLGATRPEQRKVRPYHIGRVEQGWYLTAYDLARRAERTFALPRMRHLTLLKTRFAPPADFDAAKHLAGGFGVWSYELEGRKQEMVRLLFTGYAARVVAERQWHPSQEIVAKKDGSIEFRLQDLAGKN; from the coding sequence ATGAACCAGTTCCGTTCCCGTTCCTCTGCCGCCACCTCGCGCCGCGTGGGGCGCACGCGACGCCCCATCCAACGCATCCTCCAGATCCACGGCCTGCTGATTGCGAAGCGCTTCCCGAACTGCAGCACACTGGCCCGTGAGATTGAGGTGACGCCCAAGACGATTCAGAGAGACCTGAATTTCATGCGGGATGAGATGAGCCTCCCTCTGGAATATCACGAGCGTGAGCACGGCTACTTCTACACAACGCCGGTGACCGAGTTTCCCCTGCTACAGCTCTCACGACGCGACATGCTGGCACTCTTCCTGGCGCGCCGGGCACTGGAGCCACTCCACGGTACGCGGCTGGAGAAGCTCCTCGCGGAGAGTTTTGAGAAGATCGCGGAGGCGGCGACTGGGACGGTCTCCTTTCGCTGGACGGAACTCGATGCCGCCTTTTCCGTGAAGACCACCGGAGTAGTCGCCGCTGACCTGGAGTTCTTCAGCACGCTCCTGGACGCTGTGCTGGAGCGGCGAGAAGTGACCTTCGACTACCTGAAGCTAGGTGCTACACGCCCTGAACAGCGGAAGGTACGGCCTTATCACATTGGCCGGGTGGAGCAGGGCTGGTACCTCACTGCTTATGATCTGGCTCGCCGTGCGGAGCGCACCTTCGCCCTCCCGCGCATGCGGCACCTCACCCTGCTCAAGACGCGGTTCGCCCCACCTGCAGACTTCGATGCAGCGAAGCATCTCGCGGGAGGCTTCGGTGTCTGGTCGTATGAACTCGAAGGTCGCAAACAAGAAATGGTCAGGCTGCTTTTCACGGGATACGCGGCGCGTGTGGTGGCTGAAAGGCAATGGCACCCCAGCCAAGAGATCGTTGCCAAAAAGGATGGCAGCATTGAGTTCCGCCTGCAGGATCTGGCTGGGAAGAATTGA
- a CDS encoding DJ-1/PfpI/YhbO family deglycase/protease, with protein sequence MKTVNTILVAGALSALAVFDAAAQGNSSYELDVINQLATKTAVSTMPVSQLLNAPGNEALKAFFFTPIKDKEVLKGKRVAVLAADGFEEIELTGPVWYLKALGAKVDIVAPKFNPAPARYGLTTPDMAKDHIMAIQYLNPVGWIKVDRSADQIKVDEYDAIFIPGGAWNPDNLRYDKDVIRFVQEFNKSGKLIAAICHAPVVLASADILKGRKLTGYWNIQSDLTNAGGQVLEQPVVVDGNLITSRHPIDVADFSIALKDWLIKK encoded by the coding sequence ATGAAAACCGTGAACACCATCCTTGTCGCCGGCGCTCTCAGTGCGCTTGCCGTATTCGACGCCGCAGCTCAGGGGAACAGCTCCTACGAACTGGATGTCATCAATCAACTCGCCACCAAGACCGCCGTCTCCACGATGCCCGTCTCCCAACTGCTCAATGCTCCGGGCAATGAAGCCCTGAAAGCCTTCTTCTTTACTCCAATCAAGGACAAGGAGGTGCTGAAGGGAAAACGCGTCGCCGTGCTGGCCGCCGATGGCTTCGAGGAGATCGAGTTGACAGGGCCCGTGTGGTATCTCAAGGCCTTGGGCGCGAAAGTCGATATCGTGGCGCCGAAGTTCAATCCAGCACCGGCAAGATACGGCCTTACCACGCCGGACATGGCAAAGGATCACATCATGGCTATTCAGTATCTCAACCCTGTTGGCTGGATCAAGGTCGACCGCAGTGCTGACCAGATCAAGGTGGACGAATACGATGCCATCTTCATTCCCGGCGGCGCATGGAATCCCGATAACCTGCGCTACGACAAGGACGTGATCCGCTTCGTACAGGAGTTCAACAAATCCGGAAAGCTCATCGCCGCCATCTGCCATGCGCCGGTCGTGCTGGCATCCGCGGATATCCTCAAGGGCAGGAAACTCACAGGCTATTGGAACATACAGAGCGATCTCACCAACGCAGGTGGGCAGGTACTGGAGCAACCCGTGGTGGTCGATGGCAATCTGATCACCAGCCGGCACCCCATCGACGTGGCTGATTTCTCCATCGCCCTGAAGGACTGGCTGATCAAAAAATAG
- a CDS encoding sigma-54-dependent transcriptional regulator, whose product MKNVDALVCVVDDDVSIRESVRGLLRAEGLRVETYGSADDFLARSRGEPPGCLVLDVELPGLSGLQLQRELFRSEPHIPIVFLTGHGDISMSVRAIKAGAFEFLTKPFDPEELLDAVQESLLTREYGGHRSKDQASAQSNEIVGIGGAHRTLIKQISMVAPTDSTVLIQGETGTGKELVAREIHKLSRRKEHALVRVNCASIPKELYESEFFGHARGAFTGAIKDRMGRFEAAHGGTLFLDEIGEIPLELQSKLLRALQEKQFERVGEERTRRVDVRVVVATNRDLKAEVAGGRFREDLYYRLDVFPVRVSPLRDRREDIPMLAKYFVELLAKEMKCTKPRLTEAGVIRLQEYHWPGNIRELRNVIERATILARGKVLEFDLPTTTAEAPALPAPRSMNQEKAEPEFMTEPEIQRRERENLRIVLNKTGWKVGGPSGAAELLGVKPTTLISRIKKMGLSRNEATQ is encoded by the coding sequence ATGAAAAATGTCGACGCTCTCGTCTGTGTAGTTGATGATGATGTCTCCATCCGGGAATCCGTCCGGGGATTGCTGCGAGCGGAAGGATTGCGCGTGGAGACCTATGGCTCCGCGGATGACTTCCTGGCGCGCTCCCGTGGCGAGCCTCCTGGCTGCCTTGTTCTCGATGTGGAGTTGCCTGGGCTGAGCGGTCTGCAGTTGCAGCGCGAGCTGTTCCGGAGTGAGCCCCATATCCCCATCGTATTCCTGACAGGCCATGGCGATATCTCCATGTCGGTACGTGCCATCAAGGCGGGCGCATTTGAATTTCTGACGAAGCCCTTCGATCCTGAGGAGCTGCTCGATGCTGTCCAAGAGAGTCTGCTCACCCGCGAATACGGCGGCCATCGCTCGAAAGACCAGGCATCGGCACAATCCAATGAGATTGTCGGAATCGGGGGTGCGCACCGGACCTTGATCAAACAAATCTCCATGGTCGCACCGACCGATTCTACCGTCCTGATTCAGGGGGAAACGGGCACGGGGAAGGAACTGGTGGCGCGCGAGATTCACAAGCTAAGCCGTCGCAAAGAGCACGCCCTCGTGCGCGTGAATTGCGCGTCCATTCCAAAGGAGTTGTATGAGAGCGAATTCTTCGGGCACGCACGTGGTGCATTCACCGGGGCCATCAAGGATCGCATGGGACGTTTTGAAGCGGCCCATGGTGGGACTCTCTTTCTGGACGAAATCGGCGAAATTCCCCTCGAACTCCAAAGCAAACTTCTGCGTGCCTTGCAGGAGAAGCAGTTCGAGCGGGTAGGGGAGGAACGAACGCGACGGGTGGATGTGCGGGTGGTCGTGGCGACGAACCGCGACCTGAAAGCCGAGGTGGCGGGAGGCCGGTTTCGCGAAGACCTCTACTATCGACTGGATGTCTTTCCAGTGCGGGTCAGTCCGCTTCGCGATCGGCGGGAGGACATCCCCATGCTGGCCAAATATTTCGTGGAACTGCTCGCCAAGGAAATGAAGTGCACGAAGCCCCGGCTCACCGAAGCGGGTGTGATCCGATTGCAGGAATACCACTGGCCGGGCAACATTCGTGAACTGCGCAATGTCATCGAACGCGCCACCATTCTGGCGCGAGGCAAGGTGCTTGAGTTCGACCTTCCAACCACGACGGCCGAGGCTCCGGCTTTGCCTGCGCCGCGTTCCATGAACCAGGAGAAGGCGGAACCAGAATTCATGACGGAGCCGGAAATTCAACGTCGTGAGCGCGAGAATCTGCGCATCGTGCTGAATAAGACCGGATGGAAAGTCGGAGGCCCCAGCGGGGCGGCGGAGCTTTTGGGAGTGAAACCCACAACTTTGATTTCACGGATCAAGAAGATGGGGTTGAGCCGCAACGAGGCAACGCAGTAG
- a CDS encoding WYL domain-containing protein — translation MTRWILSWGQHVQVMEPVELRERIQNEVQLMAQRHSVQPHALAMDLSPSS, via the coding sequence TTGACGCGCTGGATCCTGAGCTGGGGCCAACATGTCCAAGTAATGGAGCCTGTAGAGCTGCGAGAACGAATTCAAAACGAGGTCCAGCTCATGGCTCAGAGACACTCGGTGCAGCCTCACGCTCTCGCAATGGACCTCTCCCCAAGTAGCTGA